In the genome of Bosea sp. ANAM02, the window GGCGCGGCGCTCGGCGTCGAGCAGCGCCCAGACCGAGGTGGCATAGGGCAGCACCTCGGACGCGATCGCCTTGAGCTGGCCGAGCAGCTCCTTGCCGTCGACCTCGCCGATGCCGAGGCCGCGGCGCAAAGCGTTGTGATGGGCGAGCAGGCGCTCGATCTTGGCTTCGAGCAGCGCCTCGTCCTTGAGGTCGATGACGCGGATGGCGCGGCGGCCGACCTTGTCCTCGTAGGCGGGGCCGATGCCGCGCTTGGTCGTGCCGATCTTCATGCCCGCGTTCGAGGTCTCGCGGAAATGGTCGAGCTCGCGGTGCAGCGGCAGGATCAGCGTCGCATTGTCGGCGATGCGCAGGTTGTCCGGGGTGATCGCGACGCCTTGCGCGCGCAGCTTGCCGATCTCCTCGACGAGATGCCAGGGGTCGACGACGACGCCGTTGCCGATGACCGAGAGCTTGCCGGGGCGGACGATGCCGGAGGGCAGCAGCGAGAGCTTGTAGACGACGCCGTCGATGACCAGGGTGTGGCCGGCGTTGTGGCCGCCCTGGAACCTGACGACGACATCGGCCTGGCTGGAGAGCCAGTCGACGATCTTGCCCTTGCCCTCGTCGCCCCACTGGGCGCCGACCACCACAACATTCGCCATGAGCGAGGTGTCCCTGCTGTTACCGCGTTGCCTTGTGCAAGCGGCCCACGCACATGCAAAACCCCGGCGCAAGGCCGGGGTTTCGGGGCAGGTCCTTGCAAGCCCTCATGGGCCAACACGGCCCGCAGGTCAAGTTTTCCGGCGCGGCAGCACCCGATTTGACTGGATAAACTGCCTGAGCATGGCCGCCCTGCAGCATCTGCGCAGTGATGCTGCCACAATCGGGCGTAAGGGCTATGAGCCGGCGCGCAGCATCGGAGGGGCCATGCCCCGCGCCAGCCACAGGAGAGGGGATTTCACCGACCATGACGAAGCTCGACGCCTGGCTCGACCAGCATCACGCCGCCTTCACCGCGATCCGCCGCGACATCCATGCCCATCCCGAGCTCGGCCTCGAAGAGGTTCGCACGGCCAAGCTCGTCGCCGACAAGCTGCGCGAATGGGGCGTCGAGGTCACCGAGAATGTCGGGAAGACCGGCGTCGTCGGCGTGATCCGCGGCAACAAGCCCGGCCGTGCCGTGGGCCTGCGCGCCGACATGGATTGCCTGGCGCTCGATGAGACGACGAACCTGCCCTATTCCTCGAAGAACCCGGGGCGGATGCATGCCTGCGGCCATGACGGGCACACCACGATGCTGCTCGCGGCCGGGCGCTATCTCGCCGAGAACCGCGACTTCGAGGGCACGGTCAACCTGATCTTCCAGCCGGCCGAGGAAGGCCGCGGCGGTGCCAACGCGATGCTCGCCGACAAGCTGTTCGAGCGCTTCCCCTGCGATGCGATCTACGGCCTGCACAACACGCCCGGCATGACGCCCGGCAGCTTCGGCATCGCCGTCGGCCCGTTCCTCGCGGCGGCCGATAGCTGGAAGGTCACCTTCCACGGCGTCGGCGGCCATGGCGGTTCGCAGCCGCATCGCTCGACCGACATCACCTATGCCCAGGCGCATTTCGTGCTCGGCCTGCAGGGCATCATCGGCCGCAACGTTGCCCCGCTCGACACGGCTGTGATCAGCGTCGGCTACATCCATGGCGGCGACGTCAACGCCTCGAACGTCATTCCCTCCGAACTCGTCATCGGCGGCACGGCGCGCACCTATTCGCAGGAGGTGCGCGACCTCGTCGAGCGCCGCATCGCCGAACTCGCGGCGGCGACGGCACAGGCCTGGGGCTGCAAGGCGGAGGCCCATTACCATCGCGGTACCAGCCCGCTGGTGAACGAGGCCGAGCAGGTGCGGATCGGCGTCGCCGCGGCGACGGCGGCGGTCGGTGCCGAGAAGGTCAACGGCCAGCTTCGGCCCGGCACGGGCGGCGAGGATTTCGCCGAGATGATGCTGGTGCGTCCGGGCGCCTTCATGCGCATCGGCAACGGCGTCAATCCGGACGGCTCCTTCGTCGGCCTGCATACGCCGCTCTACGATTTCAACGACGCGATCATCCCGGACGGCGTGCGCTACTGGGTCGGCGTCGTCGATCAGGAACTCGGGCAGGCCAGGGCGGCTGCGTAAAAGGTCGTCGGTAAACCAGCTGTCATTCCCGGGCCCGGGAATCTCAGGCCGAATGGGGCCCGGGAGCCTCCGTCTGCAAGAGATGCTCGGGTCAAGCCCGAGCATGACGGCCCATTGTCAGCGGAGGCTTGCCATGAAGACCCTATCCATCTCGACCCTGACGATCTGCGGTATCGACGAACTGCCGGGCAACAGCGCCCGCGAGGTGACGCATGTGCTCTCCGTGCTCGATCCCGACCGGGCCGATATCGAGGCCTTCGGGACCTATGGCGAGCATCACCGCGTCACGCTGCGCTTCCACGACATCATCGATCCGAAGCCCGGCCAGATCATGCCGACGCCGGAGCATGTCGGCGAGATCCTGAGCTTCGGCGAGGGCCTGCGCG includes:
- a CDS encoding M20 aminoacylase family protein, with translation MTKLDAWLDQHHAAFTAIRRDIHAHPELGLEEVRTAKLVADKLREWGVEVTENVGKTGVVGVIRGNKPGRAVGLRADMDCLALDETTNLPYSSKNPGRMHACGHDGHTTMLLAAGRYLAENRDFEGTVNLIFQPAEEGRGGANAMLADKLFERFPCDAIYGLHNTPGMTPGSFGIAVGPFLAAADSWKVTFHGVGGHGGSQPHRSTDITYAQAHFVLGLQGIIGRNVAPLDTAVISVGYIHGGDVNASNVIPSELVIGGTARTYSQEVRDLVERRIAELAAATAQAWGCKAEAHYHRGTSPLVNEAEQVRIGVAAATAAVGAEKVNGQLRPGTGGEDFAEMMLVRPGAFMRIGNGVNPDGSFVGLHTPLYDFNDAIIPDGVRYWVGVVDQELGQARAAA